Proteins from a genomic interval of Agrococcus sp. ARC_14:
- a CDS encoding isochorismatase family protein, with amino-acid sequence MSTALIVIDAQESFRQHPLWATISNPDIVADISRLVEHARAAGDPVVWVLHAEPGSGGVFDPAGGAVRLQPGLEPRDDEPVVVKRSINAFTTTHLAQELTRHGVGRLRLAGIRTEQCVETTARVASDLGYEVEVVIDATATHPLALHDGSGELTPDEVIARTAAALSGRFATITTVAEVLAR; translated from the coding sequence ATGAGCACCGCGCTGATCGTCATCGATGCCCAGGAGTCGTTCCGCCAGCATCCGTTGTGGGCGACGATCTCGAACCCCGACATCGTCGCCGACATCAGCAGGCTCGTCGAGCACGCCAGGGCCGCGGGAGACCCGGTGGTCTGGGTGCTGCACGCCGAGCCCGGCAGTGGCGGCGTGTTCGATCCGGCCGGCGGCGCAGTGCGGCTGCAGCCCGGCCTCGAGCCGCGCGACGACGAGCCGGTGGTCGTCAAGCGCAGCATCAACGCCTTCACCACGACCCACCTGGCGCAGGAGCTCACGCGCCACGGCGTCGGGCGGCTGCGCCTGGCCGGCATCCGCACCGAGCAGTGCGTCGAGACCACCGCGCGCGTCGCCAGCGACCTCGGCTACGAGGTGGAGGTCGTCATCGACGCCACCGCGACCCATCCGCTCGCCCTCCACGACGGCTCGGGGGAGCTGACGCCCGACGAGGTGATCGCCCGCACGGCGGCCGCGCTGTCGGGCCGCTTCGCGACGATCACGACCGTCGCCGAGGTGCTCGCGCGCTGA
- a CDS encoding VanZ family protein, with the protein MHSTWARRAVWIGFALAVLLQLVVLYAPSTPDGTPSIPGADKVIHVAVFLLPALLGVLAGIRPLPLGVVLVAHAIGSELVQHVLLPERSGDAWDAVADIVGIGLGLALGVAIARRANRMPGRSAS; encoded by the coding sequence ATGCACTCGACGTGGGCCCGCCGGGCCGTCTGGATCGGCTTCGCCCTCGCGGTGCTGCTGCAGCTCGTCGTGCTCTACGCGCCGTCGACGCCTGATGGCACGCCGAGCATCCCTGGCGCCGACAAGGTGATCCACGTCGCGGTCTTCCTGCTGCCCGCGCTGCTGGGCGTGCTGGCCGGCATCCGCCCGCTCCCGCTGGGCGTCGTGCTGGTCGCGCACGCCATCGGCTCGGAGCTCGTGCAGCACGTGCTGCTGCCCGAGCGGTCGGGAGATGCGTGGGATGCGGTGGCCGACATCGTGGGGATCGGGCTCGGCTTGGCCCTCGGGGTCGCGATCGCGCGGCGCGCGAACCGGATGCCGGGCCGCTCGGCCTCGTGA
- a CDS encoding arginine deiminase-related protein has translation MSAVAPHAVILIRALRFRPNPATAADNAFQADAAEGESPDTTAAKALAEMDALAAALREAGVTVHVFEDEDHTRPDSVFPNNWLSTHAGGTVAVYPMYASNRRHERRADVLEMLKASYRVQAIIDYSGLEPDGIFLEGTGAMVLDPISRVAYMARSHRADTQVLERFCTDFNYEPMVFDAVDADGVPVYHTNVIATIGTDVALFALDMIPDARRRDEVRERLTVNGRKIVELTEHQVREFAGNAVELAGRWPDGRRRTIMAMSARARASLTAAQVAVIEESCEIISVEIPTIELAGGSVRCMIAGVHLDPRPAREPELTEAVEAIAEEPETMDGVEAASELPLP, from the coding sequence GTGAGCGCCGTCGCACCCCATGCCGTCATCCTGATCCGCGCCCTGCGGTTCCGTCCGAATCCGGCGACCGCTGCCGACAACGCCTTCCAAGCCGATGCGGCAGAGGGCGAGAGCCCCGACACCACCGCCGCGAAGGCGCTCGCCGAGATGGACGCGCTCGCCGCGGCCCTCCGCGAGGCCGGCGTCACCGTGCACGTCTTCGAGGATGAGGATCACACCCGCCCCGACAGCGTCTTCCCGAACAACTGGCTCTCGACGCACGCGGGCGGCACCGTCGCCGTCTACCCCATGTACGCATCCAACCGCCGCCACGAGCGCCGGGCCGACGTGCTCGAGATGCTCAAGGCGAGCTATCGCGTGCAGGCGATCATCGACTACTCGGGGCTCGAGCCCGACGGCATCTTCCTCGAGGGCACGGGCGCGATGGTGCTCGACCCGATCTCGCGCGTCGCCTACATGGCCCGCAGCCACCGGGCCGATACGCAGGTGCTCGAGCGCTTCTGCACCGACTTCAACTACGAGCCGATGGTCTTCGACGCGGTCGACGCCGATGGCGTGCCGGTCTATCACACCAACGTCATCGCGACCATCGGCACCGACGTTGCGCTGTTCGCGCTCGACATGATCCCGGATGCGCGGCGGCGCGACGAGGTGCGCGAGCGGCTGACCGTGAACGGGCGGAAGATCGTCGAGCTGACCGAGCACCAGGTGCGCGAGTTCGCCGGCAACGCGGTGGAGCTCGCCGGTCGTTGGCCTGACGGGCGGCGCCGCACGATCATGGCGATGTCGGCGCGGGCGCGGGCGTCGCTGACGGCGGCGCAGGTGGCGGTGATCGAGGAGTCGTGCGAGATCATCTCGGTCGAGATCCCCACGATCGAGCTCGCGGGCGGCTCGGTGCGCTGCATGATCGCTGGCGTGCATCTCGACCCGCGGCCGGCGCGCGAGCCCGAGCTCACGGAGGCGGTCGAGGCGATCGCCGAGGAGCCCGAGACCATGGACGGCGTCGAGGCAGCGTCGGAGCTGCCGCTGCCGTAG
- a CDS encoding cupin domain-containing protein has translation MTTDAAGRPVGAGAGVDGSAGDGPEAAGTAAGGTGLDGPAPDGTVPDGTAPDDTASATTAPRILAHTAALTASASDPDERGAVWRLAEPTRHLDANVIAVPPHASIDPHAGPSEDVLWHVIAGSGTLATDDGDVALSPGAIVWLPRGSKRAVIAGDAGLRYLSVHRRKSGLQIGSRPA, from the coding sequence ATGACGACGGATGCGGCAGGCCGGCCGGTGGGTGCCGGCGCGGGGGTCGATGGCTCGGCGGGTGATGGCCCGGAGGCGGCCGGCACTGCAGCCGGCGGCACGGGGCTCGACGGCCCTGCGCCCGACGGCACGGTGCCCGACGGCACTGCGCCCGACGACACTGCGAGTGCGACCACAGCCCCACGCATCCTCGCCCACACCGCAGCGCTCACCGCGAGCGCCAGCGACCCCGACGAGCGCGGCGCGGTCTGGCGACTGGCCGAGCCGACCCGGCACCTCGACGCGAACGTGATCGCGGTGCCGCCGCACGCATCCATCGACCCGCACGCCGGTCCGAGCGAGGATGTCCTGTGGCACGTGATCGCCGGCAGCGGCACCCTCGCGACCGACGACGGCGATGTCGCGCTCTCCCCCGGCGCGATCGTGTGGCTGCCGCGCGGCTCGAAGCGAGCGGTCATCGCCGGCGACGCGGGCCTGCGCTACCTCTCGGTGCACCGCCGCAAGAGCGGGCTGCAGATCGGCAGCCGCCCGGCGTGA
- a CDS encoding flotillin family protein: protein MFDFLFLPLVLPILLGVIIIAALVMGAIRRYRIAEPDEAIIVTGRKGKKTIDAEGHTTQDLSGQKVVTGGGVFVVPFVQKSFKMSLRSRRLLFNTTAQAKDGITIHAQAVAVIKVGGTEESIRNAAQRFLSQQEEIESSTQEVLSGSLRGIIGQLTVLEIIHDRQALAAAVLQAAEDALSKQGLVVDTLQIQEINDTSNYLVNLGVPESAAVQRAAAIANTEAQRASEQASIEAKKAILEANRILQLQQAAVTAETDKAVAQAAAAKPLEDAVQRQAIVAQEEITAERQAALREQELNAEVRKVADAEAYRIQVTAEANAKAKATEANAERTARESRAEASKAEGNAEAAVTEARGAAARTARIAAAEAAKAEGEAEAFATAARGRAEAESIGARGLAEGQAIEARANALTENAQVVLAQELLAVLPQVAEAFGKAYASSNITVVSADGTGKLTGDMVGNMASMTQMMKDATGIDLQAIINSTAQGNAAGSAMAAKGAPAQTTALVDAATPAAAATPAE, encoded by the coding sequence TTGTTCGACTTCCTCTTCCTCCCGCTCGTGCTGCCCATCCTGCTCGGCGTCATCATCATCGCCGCGCTCGTGATGGGCGCGATCAGGCGCTACCGCATCGCCGAGCCCGACGAGGCGATCATCGTCACCGGCCGCAAGGGCAAGAAGACCATCGACGCCGAGGGCCACACGACCCAGGACCTCTCCGGTCAGAAGGTCGTCACCGGCGGCGGCGTCTTCGTGGTGCCGTTCGTGCAGAAGTCGTTCAAGATGTCGCTGCGCTCGCGGCGGCTGCTGTTCAACACCACCGCGCAGGCGAAGGATGGCATCACGATCCACGCGCAGGCCGTCGCCGTCATCAAGGTGGGTGGCACCGAGGAGTCGATCCGCAACGCCGCCCAGCGATTCCTCTCGCAGCAGGAGGAGATCGAGTCGTCGACGCAGGAGGTGCTCTCGGGCTCGCTGCGTGGCATCATCGGCCAGCTGACCGTGCTCGAGATCATCCACGACCGCCAGGCGCTCGCTGCCGCGGTGCTGCAGGCCGCGGAGGATGCGCTGTCGAAGCAGGGGCTCGTCGTCGACACCCTGCAGATCCAGGAGATCAACGACACCTCCAACTACCTCGTCAACCTCGGGGTGCCCGAGTCGGCTGCCGTGCAGCGCGCCGCCGCGATCGCCAACACCGAGGCGCAGCGGGCGTCCGAGCAGGCATCGATCGAGGCGAAGAAGGCGATCCTCGAGGCGAACCGCATCCTGCAGCTGCAGCAGGCCGCGGTGACCGCCGAGACCGACAAGGCCGTCGCCCAGGCTGCCGCCGCGAAGCCGCTCGAGGACGCGGTGCAGCGTCAGGCGATCGTCGCGCAGGAGGAGATCACGGCCGAGCGCCAGGCAGCGCTGCGCGAGCAGGAGCTCAACGCCGAGGTGCGCAAGGTGGCGGATGCCGAGGCCTACCGCATCCAGGTCACGGCCGAGGCGAACGCCAAGGCGAAGGCCACGGAGGCGAACGCCGAGCGCACCGCCCGCGAGTCCCGCGCCGAGGCGTCGAAGGCGGAGGGCAACGCGGAGGCCGCGGTGACGGAGGCGCGCGGTGCTGCCGCCCGCACCGCCCGCATCGCCGCCGCTGAGGCAGCGAAGGCGGAGGGCGAGGCGGAGGCCTTCGCCACCGCAGCCCGTGGTCGCGCCGAGGCCGAGTCGATCGGCGCCCGCGGTCTCGCGGAGGGCCAGGCGATCGAGGCGCGCGCGAACGCGCTCACCGAGAACGCGCAGGTCGTGCTCGCGCAGGAGCTGCTGGCGGTGCTGCCGCAGGTGGCGGAGGCATTCGGCAAGGCCTACGCGTCGTCGAACATCACCGTCGTCTCGGCCGACGGCACCGGCAAGCTCACGGGCGACATGGTCGGCAACATGGCCTCGATGACGCAGATGATGAAGGACGCCACCGGCATCGACCTGCAGGCGATCATCAACTCGACCGCGCAGGGCAACGCGGCGGGATCCGCGATGGCCGCGAAGGGCGCGCCGGCGCAGACGACCGCGCTCGTCGACGCAGCGACGCCCGCCGCCGCGGCGACGCCCGCCGAGTAG
- a CDS encoding SRPBCC family protein — protein MMDVLGQLGAVSRGVRSEVIDGEPSSVQTLEQTYPSPMTDVWDAVTSAERIARWFMPVTGDLQLGGTYQLEGNAGGTVLECEPPAGEAARFRVTWEFGGGVTWLTVRLAPEGEGTRLELEHVARDADVPVEMSAMFGPGATGVGWDGGLLGLSQHLTTDPDAAMAPEELEAWARSEEGTAFYRGSADAWGQASIDAGADPEQAKAQADATFGFYTGTTGDGEQG, from the coding sequence ATGATGGATGTGCTGGGACAGCTGGGCGCGGTGAGCCGCGGTGTGCGCAGCGAGGTGATCGACGGAGAGCCGTCGAGCGTGCAGACGCTGGAGCAGACCTACCCCTCGCCGATGACGGATGTGTGGGATGCGGTGACGAGCGCAGAGCGGATCGCGCGGTGGTTCATGCCGGTCACCGGTGACCTGCAGCTGGGCGGCACGTACCAGCTCGAGGGCAATGCCGGCGGCACGGTGCTCGAGTGCGAGCCGCCTGCCGGCGAAGCCGCACGCTTCAGGGTGACGTGGGAGTTCGGCGGTGGCGTGACGTGGCTGACCGTGCGGCTGGCGCCCGAGGGCGAGGGCACGCGGCTCGAGCTCGAGCACGTCGCTCGCGACGCGGATGTGCCTGTGGAGATGAGCGCGATGTTCGGCCCCGGCGCCACCGGCGTGGGCTGGGACGGTGGACTGCTGGGGCTCTCGCAGCACCTGACGACCGATCCGGATGCCGCGATGGCTCCCGAGGAGCTCGAGGCCTGGGCGAGGTCGGAGGAGGGCACGGCGTTCTACCGCGGCTCCGCCGACGCCTGGGGCCAGGCATCCATCGATGCCGGTGCCGACCCCGAGCAGGCGAAGGCGCAGGCCGATGCCACCTTCGGCTTCTACACGGGCACGACGGGAGATGGCGAGCAGGGCTGA
- a CDS encoding metalloregulator ArsR/SmtB family transcription factor → MHALDVLGDPVRRRILELLADGEASAGALATVIGGEFGISQPAVSQHLRVLREQGFATVRPEGQRRLYAVDPSGPREAREWLSAFDGFWMPKLAALDTELARGRRQRRLAAEAAAALAASQGEGAAGPADASDDRNQDHDQGERPALDAGPAETTDDKE, encoded by the coding sequence ATGCACGCGCTTGATGTCCTGGGCGATCCGGTGCGACGACGCATCCTGGAGCTGCTCGCCGACGGCGAGGCCAGCGCCGGTGCACTCGCGACCGTGATCGGCGGTGAGTTCGGCATCAGCCAGCCTGCCGTCAGCCAGCACCTGCGCGTGCTGCGCGAGCAGGGCTTCGCCACCGTGCGGCCCGAGGGACAGCGGCGGCTCTACGCCGTCGACCCGTCCGGTCCGCGTGAGGCCCGTGAGTGGCTCAGCGCCTTCGACGGGTTCTGGATGCCGAAGCTGGCCGCCCTCGACACCGAGCTCGCCCGCGGCCGCCGGCAGCGGCGGCTCGCGGCGGAGGCAGCGGCAGCGCTCGCGGCGTCGCAGGGTGAGGGTGCGGCCGGGCCGGCCGACGCATCCGACGATCGCAACCAAGACCACGACCAGGGCGAGCGCCCGGCACTCGATGCCGGCCCCGCCGAGACCACCGACGACAAGGAGTGA
- a CDS encoding winged helix-turn-helix domain-containing protein codes for MAAEQDDFETLDVETDEGRSLRTGDPALLRALAHPLRVEILSVIDELGEATATQIAEKVGESPSNCSFHLRTLAKAGFIERGEARGTSKPWKAVHSSRDLRPNPHDPASIRTSSTIAALYVQHEANRVVDFLTRHGLGDKEWLPGITVNSSTFWATPEELTEVAEEIAHIADRFRGRKDPKKRPPRSRKAQMFATLNPDFDLPATGEASDEG; via the coding sequence ATGGCCGCGGAGCAGGACGACTTCGAGACGCTCGACGTCGAGACCGATGAGGGCAGGTCGCTGCGCACCGGCGACCCGGCACTGCTGCGGGCGCTCGCGCACCCGCTGCGGGTCGAGATCCTCTCCGTCATCGACGAGCTCGGCGAGGCCACTGCCACCCAGATCGCCGAGAAGGTCGGCGAGAGCCCATCGAACTGCTCGTTCCACCTGCGCACCCTCGCGAAGGCCGGCTTCATCGAGCGCGGAGAGGCGAGGGGCACGTCGAAGCCCTGGAAGGCGGTGCACAGCAGCCGCGACCTGCGGCCGAACCCGCACGACCCCGCCTCGATCCGCACCTCGAGCACCATCGCCGCGCTCTACGTGCAGCACGAGGCGAACCGCGTCGTCGACTTCCTGACCAGACACGGCCTCGGTGACAAGGAGTGGTTGCCGGGCATCACCGTCAACTCCTCCACCTTCTGGGCGACCCCCGAAGAGCTCACCGAGGTCGCCGAAGAGATCGCGCACATCGCAGACCGATTCCGCGGTCGCAAGGACCCGAAGAAGCGTCCGCCCCGCAGCCGCAAGGCGCAGATGTTCGCCACGCTGAACCCCGACTTCGACCTGCCCGCCACTGGCGAGGCATCCGACGAGGGCTGA
- a CDS encoding MFS transporter, producing MTTTASDPRPQPPSPLRRPAYRRLMIGWFATNLGDSALYLVLAIWVRELTGSDAAGALVFLFLGLPALLAPWAGQLADRVHRRPLLIVTNLATAGVVLALLLVQGPQQVWLIYAVTFGYGLSAYLTSAAQSGMLRDLLPDDEIGSANGIFTSIDNGMRIVSPPLGAGLYVLAGPWAVVAVSVAGYLVMALMLLTVRIEESAPEPRAAGVGYWHEVSAGFRALLADPLLRLLTIAAAVGFGLTGILNATIFPLIEHGLQAGPAALGPAQAIQGVAALGGGLLSAMVLRRLGERRLFAWGMTLVAVGSFAAFALVQWPMPEEWMRWIGIALVQWPIGFGVPWVVVGLSTLRMRLVPSRLQGRTSAAMNVSINVPQMIMLAIGTGAMVLIDFRWLLLAAAIGIAGAAIAVWAWRSPNEDAADASAHDGRPTSG from the coding sequence ATGACCACCACCGCATCCGACCCCCGCCCCCAGCCGCCCTCGCCGCTGCGCCGCCCGGCCTACCGCCGCCTCATGATCGGGTGGTTCGCCACCAACCTCGGCGACAGCGCGCTCTACCTGGTGCTCGCCATCTGGGTGCGTGAGCTCACCGGCTCCGATGCGGCGGGCGCGCTCGTGTTCCTCTTCCTGGGCCTGCCCGCGCTGCTGGCGCCCTGGGCCGGCCAGCTCGCCGACCGCGTGCATCGCCGCCCGCTGCTGATCGTCACGAACCTCGCCACCGCGGGCGTCGTGCTCGCCCTGCTGCTCGTGCAGGGGCCGCAACAGGTGTGGCTCATCTATGCCGTGACCTTCGGCTACGGCCTCTCGGCCTACCTGACGAGCGCCGCGCAGTCCGGCATGCTGCGCGACCTGCTGCCCGATGACGAGATCGGCTCGGCGAACGGCATCTTCACCTCGATCGACAACGGCATGCGCATCGTCAGCCCGCCGCTCGGCGCCGGCCTCTACGTGCTCGCGGGCCCATGGGCGGTCGTCGCGGTGAGCGTCGCCGGCTACCTCGTCATGGCGCTCATGCTGCTCACGGTGCGCATCGAGGAGTCTGCGCCGGAGCCGCGCGCGGCGGGGGTCGGCTACTGGCACGAGGTCTCCGCCGGGTTCCGCGCGCTGCTGGCCGACCCGCTGCTGCGACTGCTGACGATCGCCGCCGCCGTCGGCTTCGGCCTCACGGGCATCCTCAACGCCACGATCTTCCCGCTCATCGAGCACGGCCTGCAGGCGGGTCCCGCCGCGCTCGGGCCCGCGCAGGCGATCCAGGGCGTCGCCGCGCTCGGCGGCGGGCTCCTGTCTGCGATGGTGCTGCGTCGGCTGGGGGAGCGGCGGCTGTTCGCGTGGGGCATGACCCTCGTCGCCGTCGGCTCGTTCGCCGCCTTCGCGCTCGTGCAGTGGCCGATGCCGGAGGAGTGGATGCGCTGGATCGGCATCGCCCTCGTGCAATGGCCGATCGGCTTCGGCGTGCCGTGGGTGGTCGTCGGCCTGTCGACCCTGCGGATGCGGCTGGTGCCGTCGCGGCTGCAGGGCCGCACATCGGCGGCGATGAACGTGTCGATCAACGTGCCGCAGATGATCATGCTCGCGATCGGCACCGGCGCGATGGTGCTCATCGACTTCCGCTGGCTGCTGCTCGCGGCCGCGATCGGCATCGCGGGCGCGGCGATCGCGGTGTGGGCATGGCGCTCGCCGAATGAGGACGCGGCGGATGCGTCGGCCCACGACGGGCGTCCGACCAGCGGATGA
- a CDS encoding glutathione peroxidase, whose protein sequence is MTTLSDFQAEALTGGEVNLGDYDGKVVLVVNTASECGFTPQYEGLEQLWKELGDQGLVVLGFPSDQFGHQEPGTETEIAEFCQRNYGVSFPMFAKIEVNGPGTHPFYQWLKSEKKGMVGGAIKWNFTKFLIGRDGTVLERYGSVKKPEELRGDIEQALAR, encoded by the coding sequence ATGACGACGCTCAGCGACTTCCAGGCAGAGGCACTCACCGGCGGCGAGGTGAACCTCGGCGACTACGACGGCAAGGTCGTGCTGGTGGTGAACACCGCGAGCGAGTGCGGCTTCACGCCGCAGTACGAGGGCCTCGAGCAGCTGTGGAAGGAGCTGGGCGATCAGGGCCTCGTGGTGCTGGGCTTCCCGTCCGACCAGTTCGGCCACCAGGAGCCCGGCACCGAGACCGAGATCGCTGAGTTCTGCCAGCGCAACTACGGAGTCTCGTTCCCGATGTTCGCCAAGATCGAGGTCAACGGGCCCGGCACGCACCCGTTCTACCAGTGGCTGAAGAGCGAGAAGAAGGGCATGGTCGGCGGCGCCATCAAGTGGAACTTCACGAAGTTCCTCATCGGCCGCGACGGCACGGTGCTCGAGCGCTACGGCTCGGTGAAGAAGCCCGAGGAGCTCCGCGGCGACATCGAGCAGGCGCTCGCGCGCTGA
- a CDS encoding acyl-CoA dehydrogenase family protein yields the protein MRSDFYDEDHEAFRDTVREFVARNVAPNLAQWEADSLIDPELYRTMGAAGLVGLAIPEEHGGMEVTDYRFRMIISEELSKVGAASVNATFGVHDDIVLAYLLDLGTPEQLARWLPPMASGDSISAIGMTEPDAGSDLQGIRTNAVRDGDDWLLNGSKTFITNGFHADKVLVFARTDPEAGSRGFTLFLVENGMAGFERGRKLSKLGLHSQDTAELFFHDVRVPDANRVGEVGMGLIAMMQRLPRERLSIATGALSSAEAAYGWGRDYAFQRKAFGGLVGDLPTVRFTLAELETELDVTRAYIERCILALNEGHLTTADASKAKWWATELEQRVITRSLQLHGGYGFMEEYPIARAFRDSRVQTIYGGTTEIMKEIIARDIAKRAKQ from the coding sequence ATGCGTTCAGACTTCTACGACGAGGACCACGAGGCGTTCCGCGACACGGTGCGGGAGTTCGTCGCCCGCAACGTCGCGCCGAACCTCGCGCAATGGGAGGCAGACAGCCTCATCGACCCCGAGCTCTACCGCACGATGGGCGCGGCGGGGCTCGTGGGGCTCGCGATCCCCGAGGAGCACGGCGGCATGGAGGTGACCGACTACCGCTTCCGCATGATCATCAGCGAGGAGCTCTCGAAGGTCGGCGCCGCCTCCGTCAACGCCACCTTCGGCGTGCACGACGACATCGTGCTGGCCTACCTGCTCGACCTGGGCACCCCCGAGCAGCTCGCACGCTGGCTGCCGCCGATGGCATCCGGCGACTCGATCTCTGCGATCGGCATGACCGAGCCCGATGCGGGCAGCGACCTGCAGGGCATCCGCACGAACGCCGTCCGCGACGGCGACGACTGGCTGCTGAACGGCTCGAAGACCTTCATCACCAACGGCTTCCACGCCGACAAGGTGCTGGTGTTCGCGCGCACGGATCCCGAGGCGGGCTCGCGCGGCTTCACGCTCTTCCTGGTCGAGAACGGCATGGCCGGGTTCGAGCGCGGGCGGAAGCTCTCGAAGCTCGGGCTGCACTCGCAGGACACGGCGGAGCTGTTCTTCCACGACGTGCGGGTGCCGGATGCGAACCGCGTCGGCGAGGTGGGCATGGGCCTGATCGCCATGATGCAGCGGCTGCCGCGCGAGCGGCTGTCGATCGCCACCGGCGCGCTCTCCTCTGCGGAGGCCGCCTACGGCTGGGGGCGCGACTACGCGTTCCAGCGCAAGGCCTTCGGCGGGCTGGTCGGCGACCTGCCGACGGTGCGCTTCACGCTCGCCGAGCTCGAGACCGAGCTCGACGTCACCCGCGCCTACATCGAGCGCTGCATCCTGGCGCTCAACGAGGGCCACCTGACGACGGCGGATGCGTCCAAGGCGAAGTGGTGGGCTACCGAGCTCGAGCAGCGGGTCATCACCCGCAGCCTGCAGCTGCACGGCGGCTACGGCTTCATGGAGGAGTACCCGATCGCGCGCGCCTTCCGCGACTCGCGCGTGCAGACGATCTACGGCGGCACGACCGAGATCATGAAGGAGATCATCGCGCGCGACATCGCGAAGCGCGCGAAGCAGTAG
- a CDS encoding SDR family NAD(P)-dependent oxidoreductase codes for MDIKGQVALVTGGASGLGLATTEALLAQGAKVVVIDLGGTPAAEAVAARDGVTFVAADVRDEAQVTAALDAAEALGDLRVVVSCAGVNDAAKVVGRSGTFPLDRFQRVIDINLIGTFNVIRLAAERIARLEPIGEERGVIVSTASVAAYDGQIGQAAYAASKSGIVGMTLPIARELAASQIRVNAIAPGLFDTPLLAALPDEARASLGAQVPHPARLGDPSEFALLVTQIVANPMLNGETIRLDGAIRMQAK; via the coding sequence ATGGACATCAAGGGGCAGGTGGCGCTCGTCACCGGCGGAGCATCGGGGCTGGGCCTCGCGACGACCGAGGCGCTGCTGGCGCAGGGCGCGAAGGTGGTCGTCATCGACCTCGGCGGCACCCCTGCGGCCGAGGCTGTGGCCGCCCGCGACGGCGTGACGTTCGTCGCCGCCGACGTGCGCGACGAGGCGCAGGTGACGGCCGCGCTCGACGCCGCCGAGGCCCTCGGCGACCTGCGCGTCGTCGTGAGCTGCGCCGGCGTGAACGACGCCGCGAAGGTGGTCGGCCGCTCCGGCACGTTCCCGCTCGACCGCTTCCAGCGCGTGATCGACATCAACCTGATCGGCACCTTCAACGTCATCCGGCTCGCCGCCGAGCGCATCGCGCGGCTCGAGCCGATCGGCGAGGAGCGCGGCGTGATCGTCTCCACCGCATCCGTCGCCGCCTACGACGGGCAGATCGGCCAGGCCGCCTACGCCGCCTCCAAGAGCGGCATCGTCGGCATGACGCTGCCCATCGCCCGCGAGCTCGCCGCCTCGCAGATCCGCGTCAACGCGATCGCACCCGGCCTGTTCGACACGCCGCTGCTGGCGGCGCTGCCCGACGAGGCGCGCGCCTCGCTCGGCGCCCAGGTGCCCCACCCCGCTCGCCTGGGCGACCCATCCGAGTTCGCACTGCTGGTGACGCAGATCGTCGCCAACCCCATGCTCAACGGCGAGACCATCCGGCTCGACGGGGCGATCCGCATGCAGGCCAAGTAA